One Ictalurus furcatus strain D&B chromosome 7, Billie_1.0, whole genome shotgun sequence genomic window, GAGTCAGACTCCAACTGCCTCTGGGAGGACCGTAAAGAGTTTGACTCCAACTGCCTCTTGCGGAACCGTAAAGAGACTGACTCCAACTGCCTATGGGAGGACCGTAAAGGGTCCGACTCCAACTGCCTCTTGGGGAACTGTAAAGAGTCCGACTCCAACTGCCTCTGGGAGGACCGTAAATAGTCCGATTCCAACTGCCTCTTGGGGCACCGTAAAAAGTCCGACTCCAACTGCTTCTTGGGGAACCGTAAAGAGTCAGACTCCAAATGCCTCTGGGAGGACCATAAAGGGTCAGACTCCAATTCTATCTGAGGGAAACATACAGCATCAGAGTCCAACTCCATCTGATGGAATCATAAACATTATGACTCCAATTTGTACTCTGTTCCCTGACACAGACTCAGAACTGCTACCTGGAGGGTATGACACATCGATCTGTGTTTGTctctcatttaaaaataatattcagaTCAGAATTAGTTTAAAGATTTTATGGTTACTTATATTTGGTATTGTAATGCATTAGAATATTAATGAGCCTATAAATTTTTACAGAAATGATGAACATTAGCAGTAGCGCTGTACTAGGTGTTCATATGTTTACACAGTCCTAGTGTGCTTTTGTGAATCTGAATGTGTATCTAACAGCTGGATCTGTCGCAGGTTGCCTAATTATGGAAACAGCTGCTACGTTAACGCAAGTCTGCAGTGTCTGTTCACTGCCGAGAGTTTCTGCAGAGAGCTCTCCGACCTGCTGGAcaattctacacacacactaaaagacACATTCCTCAGGTACTAAGACTATACATTACTGTATAGTTATCATTTATAACAACACACTAGTTTATTAAGAATGTAGACACACTGCTTATAATGCATAAATGGAGCAGATAACattagaaatgttcactagCCAAGGGACTATATCAGGAGACAAATGTAggataatgaaaatgaatgaacaggaAATAATAACAGGGTAAAAGGATCGAATGAAGGCTTGAGAAAGCAGCTAGATCATAAGAAAAGTTTTATAAATTGCGTTATTGTGAGACTGTTGGTGCTCCAGAGTTGAGGTGCTACAGTACAACAGAAGAGACTGACTCATGAATACAACTGTTGTACATTGTGCATTGGGCAGTAGACAGGAATCTAATGAAGTTTTCACACTTATTCCAAGTACTCGAGCCAATGGCTTCAGTGACTAATTGACAAAATCGATAATTAAACGTATGAGGAACCAGCAGTAAAATGTACAGAATATGACACCTGGTGTTAGTGTTCACAAGTGTGAAAATGACCTAAgagtgtgagatcagaaagGTAGCAGGAAGTGAGAGTATTCAGGCCTTTATAAAAGAGACATGGGATTTTAATCCTTTTTGTTCTTTGATGCAGAAAGAGTACAGATTGTAGAGTGGAGATTTGGCCTGTGTAAAACAGTCTCAGGTGCTGGTAAAAAGCTGCGCCACTGCACTCTAGACACGTTTTAAATGCTAAAACTTATTGACTTATTATTAAACTCTAAGACGTATGGAACGAGCAATTATCTCAGCAGGCAGGAAAAAAGTTGATTTTGATAGAAGAAAATGTGAGACAAGAGCTGAGTTTACAAATATTACTGAAGGTGGAGTTATAGGAAGTTTTCCCTGGatcctttgcaggtgttttgtgGAGTTGTCGAGGTTGAGAAAGGGTTCTGAAGTTGAAGGTGACAGTAGCAAGGATTTGCTCCTCCTGGCACTGATTGAATCAGCTGCAGTTCACAAACCAGAATTCACCATCGACAACCAGAatgtgagctcacacacaccacacacacacatgaacatgcagaaatatgatttgatttatttttggataTGATTTAAtgtttacctgtgtgtgtgtaggacgcCCATGAATTCCTCTGCTACTGTCTGACCCAAATGGAGGAGTCTGGGCGAAAGCTGGGTTGGCAAGAGGATGTGAACCCTAGATGTCCAGTCACATCCAATTTCAAGTTCAAGATGAGGAACATCATAACATGCTCCAGGTACGACACGTAACGTAAAGAGTTTGGAGTTTGTACACGATGCAGATGATGAGTAGATGTTGAGATGCAGGTTGTGTGTTGCAGCTGTGGATCCCAACAGAACAACAAAGTGGAAGTGTTTAATCATGTCCCTATGCCCCTGAAGCACGACTCGGTGGACCAGTGCCTCTCTGACGTAGTTAATGTGAGCAACGCTCTGCctgcttctctttcttttttttatatccgtCACACCATATCATCACTGACTCCTCTGTGTATGAATAACATGTATATTGTAGAAGCTGACATTGTTGGAGAGCAAGTGCGAGGTGTGTGGAGGAGAATCTGCCATCTCCAGGTGGAAGTTCCACACTCTGCCCAGGTAAGGCTGGTACACTGCAAGAAACTGATCAGTCCGTCGTGCATCCATCACAAGTCCTGTAAGAGTGCCACCAGTGACTGCAAATCTTCAGCTCTAACATTACTTTTCaattctttttctctccaggTTTCTGATTCTGCAGCTGAACAGGTTCAAGATGACGGAATATCACACAGTCGAGAAGCTGGTGATGCCAGTGGACATCACACCTGAGCTGCAGATAAACTGCTTTCCTCATTCAGACATGCCCGGAATAGGTATGTCACATGCATGTCTCTAAACCAGTCCAAGTCTCTAAACCACAATAGTCCAAGAAAGTCCTGTAATGTTTAGTCAGTTTAAATCATTTCCAGACTAATTAAAGAAGAGCTAATCTTTCTTTTGTGCCTTCCTTTTTCATGTAGAGAACAGTAGAGCTGAggccagagagacagacagaaatgaactggtgagagagagacagatagacacaaTGAAAGATGAAGTGAGAAAGATAGGAAAGAGAGATAGGAAGGAGGATTGAACACGCTGTAGTGTGTACACTCGCGTTTTGTGTCTGGATGTGATCTTTATTGTGATGTGTGTTGTTTCTAGGGTGGATCAACCTCTACGTATCGACTGATCAGTGTCCTGAGCCACATTGGAAGTACAGCATGCTATGGtaacatataaaacacacacaaatacacacacttataaaTACAGCCTGCATATGTATTTATAAAGTCATTaggaaaacacattttatagtcatagatatatattttacagtgaaAAGATTTTATAGtgatagatatgtaatattgctGCGCATGTCTCTTTACCAGGGCattatgtgagtgagtgttccAGTGGAACACCTACAACATGGAAGACCTACGACGACAAGCTGGTCACGCTGACCAGCGAGACGGACATGTTAGAGAGGAGGTTGACTAGTGCCTATGTGCTCCTCTATGAGAGAGTGAGCACTGGCTGAAGCCCTTCCTCTTCTCCAGAAAGATGCAAGAAGATGGAGTTGTGGTGAGAGGTGTCTGGGCAAGTGAGAGCGGGGTGGCATAGGGGCACACAAGGTAAGACTACAGAGCATTTTGGTAAGCATCTCTTGCGACGACCCTTTTGATCTAGTGGACTATGAAGGCAGATCATGTTAATGAAGCTCCATTGGTGTTGCAGGTGTCTGTCACAGCCAGACTATCTGCACCTGTGGGTTCGGCCCCTTGGACCGGTGAGCAGCTCGATAACTGCAAAGTAGCAGTCCAGGAAGTGATCATGAACTCTAGAGCCCAGAGTATGCAGgcctgtgctgaaaatgtatgTGGCAGCCATGTTGGCCTGACTGCAGCACAGAGGATAACATCTAGTTGGGAGCACATAGGTTCATAAAAGTGTTGTGAGCTAAGGAGCTAAGCACCTCCATTTGCCTAACTCCTCCAAACGCCAGCGTGTGATCTTGCCATTTTGTTGCAGGTTACAGGATGCTGATCTGAAATTCGTATGTGTAGACTACTTTTTGCTTGCCATCACCTGAGCAAAAAAAGTGGAATAACTGCATGCCTTGGTGAGAAGTTCACTCGGCATGCTCTTTTGGCCAGATGATTATGGAGTGATCTTGTGGCTGAACCCTGGGTTCCTGCCTAAGGTTGTTTCTTAGACACTGTACTGTAGAATTGTACCTCAACACTTCTGCTCTAATCATAAACACCATGAGGTTCATAAAGAGACTTTTTTCAACGCCCTCAATACTGTCCCTGTATAGTACACTATTTAGGAAGAGTATTGATTTATAATTTCACTATCctgtgtcacccagaagaggatgggttcccttttgagcctggttcctctcaaggtttcttcctcgtcaTCTGAGGGAGTTAtgccactgtcgcctctggcttgctctgTAGGCATTTAAATGTATATCCAGAGTtaattataatgagtctttatagATCACATAtccattacagcacagtgaaattcttcacataccccagcatgtcaggaagttgggttcagagcgcaggatcagccatgatacagcgtccttggagcagagagggtcttgttcaagggcccaacagtggcagcttggcagtgctggggcttgaactcccaaccttccgatcagtaactcGGAGCCTTAACCGACAAGCTGTTGCCAATTCTGGCAAGCTGCGCCACTGTCACTTTACAGTGACACCACTGTGTTGATCTGATGTTCACAGCAGGCTCAAGATCTATTGCCAGtaaattctatttcatttcaatgtcttcagctttaaaaataaattatgttcTCATatcgtgttgtgtgtgttttctttttttaagacaGGATTAAACACAAGCTGCACAATGcacaaaaatgaacacaacCTTTACACACAGGTGAAAAAAGAGCACTAAAGAGCAAAAATAACCCCAAAATGCCAAGAAACACTATGAGAGAGGGGCTGCAGGTTACCACGGTTTCCCCTCAACCACACCCCAATGCATTTTTGTGCCACAGCAAAccaatgacaataataataataataataataataataaataatttctaGTGTatatctaaaaaatatatatttctttccttttttatttttataaagtcaTGCTTTTGTAATTAATGTCTTTCAAACAAATGAATACAAGAGTCAAGATCTTTACTGTCATATGTACTCTCAAGACAGCAGGGTGAAAGGGCATAAGAAACAATATAatacaagacaagacaaaactCGATAGAATTATACACAATACAACTCAGTATTTcacaataatttcagaatattCCCTAacatatttttcaaaatatattatgtGAAAGTTTTAGAGCAGCGTGACCACCAAACTGCTGTACTGCTTTGGAAGTATTCTTCTTGTAGAGCTCTAGTTACCTGGAGTATTACTGAAACATAATACTTGTACTTTTACTCCATTACTTTTTCAGGAGGTAAAAAACCACCACATTTCAGCCCTATATTTTAATTTAGAACTTCAAAGTGCCTGCTCTTAGAAATCTCAAAGACCAGGACATTTttactgtgatttttttgtggGTCTATAGGAACAAGACTGAGAGTCACTGAGAACTGAAATGAAGCTCAATCTGTTCACTAGGGTTTGGGAATCAGAGGCAACCTCAATCATCTGCGCACCAAACTGACCTCGCATGTCATTTCCTCTGAGATGCCTGAGGAGATAGCACTTCTGCTTGTGGAAAAGATCAATTCTGCGTAGAAAACAAATATTCACCTGTTGAATAGTCTGAAAGTTGGCAGTATTTAGGGAACAGATAGGAAATTCGTGTTGGTATAAAAAGTAGTTTTGTTTCTGACTGGCGtttcaaaaaaaacatttcaactaGCAACACTGCATctgtgtctgaaataataatttaaaaaaaaaaaaaaaaaaaaaaacctctgaccagtaatctagaaaatccagaagagtAGTGGGCAAAACAGACCATTCAGTAGGTTTGAAAGCTACATGAGAGGTTtataaaattcaaacactaactgtaaCAGGAAACCCGGTTAGATTTAGTACACAACAACAGTCTAGAATAGTACACAAGTACgcgatttgagacacaaccCTAGTTTGTGTAGTGGAGGCAGACGCATGAGGAAATTTGCCCAGTTTTTTTATGCGTGTCAGGATCGATATATCGTATAGACTGTGTACctagatgtccacatacttttgcccgtACGTGCCTCAATCTTGTCAGCATCAGCACCGAGCTCACACAGAATTGGATTCATGAGTTTTGGAAACTTCTGCAGtttttgcaagactacagtgcAGTGAGTAGTGTAGTTGTAGATCGATTCCTTTTTGTCCATGTTTGTAGAAAGTACAAAGTCGGAAGacatttgaagtggatatatgcactggaagtatattaaataacaaacaaaagggtctgaatatttatttctcctcactgtactgtactgtatataacttAGGATAAGAAGAAATGCCTGTGAAACCTAATAAACAACATTTTGCGctgagggtgtgcaaactttaaACGTAAAACTTACTAAGTAAAACTAGGTAcgtaaaactctttccacactgtgcgCACTGATgaggtttttctcctgtgtgaatgcgctggt contains:
- the LOC128610552 gene encoding ubiquitin carboxyl-terminal hydrolase 29-like isoform X3, whose product is MKLLAGSTLGQTSKTNKKTSPSCNEKSAERKQVSVKPTSNLPGTNLQNSSRITSMMVERNKIILYGQEKKTAARKETASNRLNMKTAKVSESPTSKLPGMKFIRVKEAHVRTNLQNSVGTRKKMTMPSQERKEERKEMTPSNLENEMVKLNKELKELTFSSYMKFIKGVPDPYAFSSNEMMPKGSTNCPTPTASGGTIKRPTPTACCGPIKSLTPTASGGTIKRPTPTASCGPIKSPTPTTSGGTIKRLTPTTSGGTIKSPTPTVSGGTIKSPTPTASWGTIKSPTPTASWGTIKSPTPTASWGTVKSPTPTASWGTVKSQTPTASWGTVKSQTPTASGRTVKSLTPTASCGTVKRLTPTAYGRTVKGPTPTASWGTVKSPTPTASGRTVNSPIPTASWGTVKSPTPTASWGTVKSQTPNASGRTIKGQTPILSEGNIQHQSPTPSDGIINIMTPICTLFPDTDSELLPGGLPNYGNSCYVNASLQCLFTAESFCRELSDLLDNSTHTLKDTFLRCFVELSRLRKGSEVEGDSSKDLLLLALIESAAVHKPEFTIDNQNDAHEFLCYCLTQMEESGRKLGWQEDVNPRCPVTSNFKFKMRNIITCSSCGSQQNNKVEVFNHVPMPLKHDSVDQCLSDVVNKLTLLESKCEVCGGESAISRWKFHTLPRFLILQLNRFKMTEYHTVEKLVMPVDITPELQINCFPHSDMPGIENSRAEARETDRNELGGSTSTYRLISVLSHIGSTACYGHYVSECSSGTPTTWKTYDDKLVTLTSETDMLERRLTSAYVLLYERVSTG
- the LOC128610552 gene encoding ubiquitin carboxyl-terminal hydrolase 29-like isoform X2, which codes for MEKVPSSVPVTPTESSETPTKTLQTVSMKLLAGSTLGQTSKTNKKTSPSCNEKSAERKQVSVKPTSNLPGTNLQNSSRITSMMVERNKIILYGQEKKTAARKETASNRLNMKTAKVSESPTSKLPGMKFIRVKEAHVRTNLQNSVGTRKKMTMPSQERKEERKEMTPSNLENEMVKLNKELKELTFSSYMKFIKGVPDPYAFSSNEMMPKGSTNCPTPTASGGTIKRPTPTACCGPIKSLTPTASGGTIKRPTPTASCGPIKSPTPTTSGGTIKRLTPTTSGGTIKSPTPTVSGGTIKSPTPTASWGTIKSPTPTASWGTIKSPTPTASWGTVKSPTPTASWGTVKSQTPTASWGTVKSQTPTASGRTVKSLTPTASCGTVKRLTPTAYGRTVKGPTPTASWGTVKSPTPTASGRTVNSPIPTASWGTVKSPTPTASWGTVKSQTPNASGRTIKGQTPILSEGNIQHQSPTPSDGIINIMTPICTLFPDTDSELLPGGLPNYGNSCYVNASLQCLFTAESFCRELSDLLDNSTHTLKDTFLRCFVELSRLRKGSEVEGDSSKDLLLLALIESAAVHKPEFTIDNQNDAHEFLCYCLTQMEESGRKLGWQEDVNPRCPVTSNFKFKMRNIITCSSCGSQQNNKVEVFNHVPMPLKHDSVDQCLSDVVNKLTLLESKCEVCGGESAISRWKFHTLPRFLILQLNRFKMTEYHTVEKLVMPVDITPELQINCFPHSDMPGIENSRAEARETDRNELGGSTSTYRLISVLSHIGSTACYGHYVSECSSGTPTTWKTYDDKLVTLTSETDMLERRLTSAYVLLYERVSTG
- the LOC128610552 gene encoding proteoglycan 4-like isoform X4, which produces MEKVPSSVPVTPTESSSETPTKTLQTVSMKLLAGSTLGQTSKTNKKTSPSCNEKSAERKQVSVKPTSNLPGTNLQNSSRITSMMVERNKIILYGQEKKTAARKETASNRLNMKTAKVSESPTSKLPGMKFIRVKEAHVRTNLQNSVGTRKKMTMPSQERKEERKEMTPSNLENEMVKLNKELKELTFSSYMKFIKGVPDPYAFSSNEMMPKGSTNCPTPTASGGTIKRPTPTACCGPIKSLTPTASGGTIKRPTPTASCGPIKSPTPTTSGGTIKRLTPTTSGGTIKSPTPTVSGGTIKSPTPTASWGTIKSPTPTASWGTIKSPTPTASWGTVKSPTPTASWGTVKSQTPTASWGTVKSQTPTASGRTVKSLTPTASCGTVKRLTPTAYGRTVKGPTPTASWGTVKSPTPTASGRTVNSPIPTASWGTVKSPTPTASWGTVKSQTPNASGRTIKGQTPILSEGNIQHQSPTPSDGIINIMTPICTLFPDTDSELLPGGLPNYGNSCYVNASLQCLFTAESFCRELSDLLDNSTHTLKDTFLRCFVELSRLRKGSEVEGDSSKDLLLLALIESAAVHKPEFTIDNQNDAHEFLCYCLTQMEESGRKLGWQEDVNPRCPVTSNFKFKMRNIITCSSCGSQQNNKVEVFNHVPMPLKHDSVDQCLSDVVNKLTLLESKCEVCGGESAISRWKFHTLPRFLILQLNRFKMTEYHTVEKLVMPVDITPELQINCFPHSDMPGIGWINLYVSTDQCPEPHWKYSMLWALCE
- the LOC128610552 gene encoding ubiquitin carboxyl-terminal hydrolase 29-like isoform X1; the protein is MEKVPSSVPVTPTESSSETPTKTLQTVSMKLLAGSTLGQTSKTNKKTSPSCNEKSAERKQVSVKPTSNLPGTNLQNSSRITSMMVERNKIILYGQEKKTAARKETASNRLNMKTAKVSESPTSKLPGMKFIRVKEAHVRTNLQNSVGTRKKMTMPSQERKEERKEMTPSNLENEMVKLNKELKELTFSSYMKFIKGVPDPYAFSSNEMMPKGSTNCPTPTASGGTIKRPTPTACCGPIKSLTPTASGGTIKRPTPTASCGPIKSPTPTTSGGTIKRLTPTTSGGTIKSPTPTVSGGTIKSPTPTASWGTIKSPTPTASWGTIKSPTPTASWGTVKSPTPTASWGTVKSQTPTASWGTVKSQTPTASGRTVKSLTPTASCGTVKRLTPTAYGRTVKGPTPTASWGTVKSPTPTASGRTVNSPIPTASWGTVKSPTPTASWGTVKSQTPNASGRTIKGQTPILSEGNIQHQSPTPSDGIINIMTPICTLFPDTDSELLPGGLPNYGNSCYVNASLQCLFTAESFCRELSDLLDNSTHTLKDTFLRCFVELSRLRKGSEVEGDSSKDLLLLALIESAAVHKPEFTIDNQNDAHEFLCYCLTQMEESGRKLGWQEDVNPRCPVTSNFKFKMRNIITCSSCGSQQNNKVEVFNHVPMPLKHDSVDQCLSDVVNKLTLLESKCEVCGGESAISRWKFHTLPRFLILQLNRFKMTEYHTVEKLVMPVDITPELQINCFPHSDMPGIENSRAEARETDRNELGGSTSTYRLISVLSHIGSTACYGHYVSECSSGTPTTWKTYDDKLVTLTSETDMLERRLTSAYVLLYERVSTG